One genomic segment of Hordeum vulgare subsp. vulgare chromosome 2H, MorexV3_pseudomolecules_assembly, whole genome shotgun sequence includes these proteins:
- the LOC123430360 gene encoding sugar transport protein MST1-like, with protein sequence MAGGGFVADDGRAQDYGGRMTFSVVVTSLMAASCGLIFGYDSGVTGGVTQMESFLSKFFPEVQSRMKSPKRDAYCKYDNQWLTAFTSSLFIAGTLSSLVASRVTRRVGRQAIMMIGGVMFLAGSIINAAAVNIAMLIIGRILLGFGLGFTLQAAPVYLSETAPARWRGAFTSSYNTFVVIGILSATITNYFTNRIPGWGWRVSLGLAAVPGVIIVVGAFFIPDTPSSLVLRGQPDRARAALQRIRGEDTNIDAEFKDIVRAVDEARRNDVGSFRRLFSKQYRHYLAVGLAIPIFFEFTGMIVIAVFSPVLFRTVGFSSQKAILGSVINSMTNLVATVLSTFVMDRTGRRFLLIVGGIGMMFCEVAISWVMAGHLGKHQGVTMPHGYATAVLVLICLCTFSFGVSWAPLRWVVPSEIYPVEIRSAGQAMSISVALCLSFVELQVFIALLCAMKYGVFLFYAGWLLTMTIFVAAFLPETKGVPLEAMQSVWTGHWYWRKFVKDADRDESQITSGLSPSTN encoded by the exons ATGGCGGGCGGCGGCTTCGTAGCAGACGACGGCCGTGCGCAGGACTACGGCGGCCGCATGACTTTCTCCGTCGTGGTGACCTCCCTCATGGCCGCCTCTTGCGGACTCATCTTCGGCTACGACTCTGGTGTCACAG GTGGCGTGACTCAAATGGAATCATTTCTGAGCAAGTTCTTCCCAGAAGTGCAAAGCAGGATGAAGAGCCCGAAGCGCGATGCATACTGCAAGTACGACAACCAATGGCTCACCGCGTTCACGTCGTCGTTGTTCATCGCCGGCACTCTATCATCCTTGGTGGCGAGCCGAGTGACGAGGAGGGTGGGCCGCCAGGCAATCATGATGATTGGCGGTGTCATGTTCCTTGCCGGCTCGATCATCAACGCTGCGGCCGTCAACATCGCCATGCTCATCATCGGCCGGATTCTTCTCGGTTTTGGTCTTGGGTTCACATTACAG GCGGCTCCGGTGTACCTCTCTGAGACAGCGCCGGCACGGTGGCGAGGCGCATTCACGTCGTCGTACAATACGTTTGTTGTCATCGGCATATTGTCCGCGACCATCACAAACTACTTCACCAACCGCATCCCTGGCTGGGGATGGCGCGTCTCCCTCGGCCTGGCGGCCGTCCCGGGCGTCATCATCGTCGTGGGAGCCTTCTTCATCCCAGACACCCCTAGCAGCCTCGTCCTGCGAGGCCAGCCGGATCGAGCCCGCGCGGCGCTGCAGCGTATCCGCGGAGAAGACACCAACATCGATGCCGAGTTCAAGGACATCGTCCGCGCCGTGGACGAGGCGCGCCGGAACGACGTTGGCTCTTTCCGGAGGCTGTTCAGCAAGCAGTACCGGCACTACCTGGCGGTAGGGCTGGCCATACCCATCTTCTTCGAGTTCACCGGCATGATCGTCATCGCCGTGTTCTCGCCTGTGCTGTTCCGCACGGTGGGGTTCAGCAGCCAGAAGGCCATACTAGGTTCTGTGATAAACAGCATGACGAACTTGGTCGCCACGGTTCTGTCCACCTTCGTCATGGACCGCACTGGCCGCAGGTTCTTGCTCATCGTCGGCGGCATCGGCATGATGTTCTGCGAG gtggccatctcgtGGGTCATGGCGGGCCATCTCGGGAAGCACCAAGGGGTGACGATGCCGCATGGCTACGCGACCGCCGTGCTGGTCCTCATCTGCCTCTGTACCTTCAGCTTCGGTGTGTCGTGGGCACCGCTCAGATGGGTGGTGCCGAGCGAGATCTACCCAGTGGAGATCAGGTCGGCCGGGCAGGCCATGAGCATCTCTGTGGCGTTGTGTCTCTCCTTCGTGGAGCTGCAGGTGTTCATCGCGCTGCTCTGCGCCATGAAGTACGGCGTGTTCCTCTTCTACGCCGGCTGGCTCCTGACAATGACCATCTTCGTGGCGGCATTCCTGCCGGAAACCAAGGGCGTGCCGTTGGAAGCAATGCAGTCAGTGTGGACGGGACATTGGTACTGGAGGAAATTCGTGAAGGATGCCGACCGTGATGAAAGCCAAATCACCTCCGGTTTGTCTCCGTCAACTAATTAG